From the Psychrobacillus sp. FSL K6-4046 genome, one window contains:
- a CDS encoding tartrate dehydrogenase yields the protein MIHKIACIPGDGIGPEVMTQAQRVLQLVEDIHGGVTFEVNPYEWNCDYYLKHGKMMPEDGLSILKDYEAILFGAVGDPKVPDHISVWELILPIRRAFQQYINLRPIKLLKGIQSPLVGKGVEDIDFVVVRENTEGEYSNSGGRLHAGTPYEVVVQNSVFTRMGSERVIKYAYELAQKRGSKHLSVATKSNAINFSMPFWDEIAKEIGAGYPEIEAKFYHIDALVAFFVSKPEIFDVVVGSNLFGDILTDLGAAISGGLGITPSGNINPEKQYPSMFEAIHGSAPDIAGKGIANPIAQIWSTSLMLEHLGYSDLANVIVDGIEETLVEGKVRTPDLGGNANTTEFTEEIMKHIKSYA from the coding sequence GATGACTCAGGCCCAAAGAGTGCTTCAGCTTGTAGAAGATATACATGGTGGTGTCACTTTTGAGGTTAATCCTTATGAATGGAATTGTGACTACTATTTAAAGCACGGTAAAATGATGCCGGAAGATGGGCTGTCTATATTAAAAGACTATGAGGCAATTTTGTTTGGGGCAGTAGGTGATCCTAAAGTGCCTGACCATATCTCGGTATGGGAGTTAATCTTACCGATTAGGCGAGCGTTTCAACAATATATTAATCTAAGACCAATCAAGCTATTGAAAGGAATTCAAAGCCCCTTAGTCGGCAAGGGTGTGGAGGACATAGATTTTGTTGTTGTCCGAGAAAATACAGAGGGTGAGTATTCAAACAGTGGAGGTCGCTTGCATGCGGGAACTCCTTATGAAGTTGTTGTTCAAAATAGTGTGTTTACACGCATGGGTAGTGAGCGAGTGATCAAATACGCATATGAGCTTGCGCAAAAAAGAGGTTCAAAACATTTATCGGTTGCAACTAAATCTAATGCTATTAACTTTTCGATGCCTTTTTGGGACGAAATAGCAAAGGAAATTGGAGCAGGCTACCCAGAGATAGAAGCAAAATTCTATCATATCGATGCACTTGTTGCTTTCTTCGTATCTAAGCCGGAAATTTTTGATGTAGTTGTAGGTAGTAATTTATTTGGAGATATATTAACGGATCTAGGAGCGGCAATTTCAGGTGGTCTAGGTATCACTCCATCAGGGAATATCAATCCAGAAAAACAGTATCCGTCTATGTTCGAGGCCATTCATGGCTCTGCTCCAGACATCGCAGGTAAGGGGATAGCCAATCCGATTGCTCAAATATGGAGCACTTCTTTAATGCTGGAGCATTTAGGCTACTCAGATCTAGCTAACGTAATCGTGGACGGAATTGAGGAAACATTAGTGGAAGGTAAAGTTAGAACCCCTGACTTAGGCGGGAATGCTAATACTACGGAGTTTACTGAGGAAATTATGAAACACATTAAATCTTACGCATAG